From Sphingopyxis sp. MWB1, a single genomic window includes:
- a CDS encoding helix-turn-helix domain-containing protein, which yields MKKGDLREFRDINHFRAHLRGRDTPAVQIEPGAINIRFRSVDLHGMVFSENRVNCSVIDHSRIKAGLTFFVINLSPAIFLGRRMDPGHLIILDSGREYRNILASKWHGIGIAVETQMLAAENVTLPLSRLRPEDSCIPLPIELVGIFRRLADTAFGGTKAADTSDLRVSLLRALGKGLTLGTSRRDAHAVSRPVEGYALTMRMIRQVEGCFGQRVSVNEIARHLDVTPRALHYAVRSTLGIRPLDLLLRLRLNHVRNELWQMRRSGASITSAALAQDFVHLGRFSQQYRALFGELPSQTLERTRLIADEFPHAAEAPIIAA from the coding sequence ATGAAGAAAGGAGATTTGCGCGAGTTCAGGGACATCAATCATTTTCGGGCCCATCTGCGCGGGCGCGATACACCGGCCGTCCAAATTGAGCCTGGCGCCATCAATATCCGCTTTCGGTCTGTCGACCTGCACGGGATGGTTTTTTCAGAAAATCGCGTGAATTGTAGCGTTATCGATCATTCCCGCATCAAGGCGGGGTTAACATTCTTTGTCATAAATCTTTCGCCTGCCATCTTCCTTGGAAGAAGGATGGATCCGGGTCATCTGATCATCCTCGATTCCGGACGCGAATATCGCAACATCCTCGCCAGCAAATGGCACGGCATCGGGATCGCGGTCGAAACCCAGATGCTCGCGGCTGAAAATGTCACCCTGCCTCTATCCCGTCTTCGACCCGAGGATTCCTGCATTCCGCTGCCAATCGAGCTGGTCGGGATATTTCGGCGGCTCGCGGACACCGCGTTCGGCGGGACCAAAGCCGCGGATACCTCTGACCTTCGCGTTTCCCTCCTGCGAGCACTCGGCAAGGGGTTAACGCTCGGCACGAGCAGGCGCGATGCGCACGCCGTTTCGCGGCCCGTCGAAGGCTATGCGCTGACCATGCGGATGATCCGGCAGGTCGAAGGGTGTTTCGGACAGCGCGTAAGCGTGAACGAAATCGCCCGTCATCTCGATGTCACGCCGCGTGCGCTTCACTATGCCGTTCGATCGACCCTGGGTATCCGTCCGCTCGACTTGCTCCTGCGGCTCCGTCTCAACCATGTGCGCAACGAACTTTGGCAGATGCGCAGATCGGGAGCGAGCATCACAAGCGCCGCCCTGGCGCAGGATTTCGTCCATCTCGGGCGCTTTTCGCAGCAATATCGCGCGCTGTTCGGCGAATTGCCGTCTCAGACATTAGAGAGAACGCGGTTGATTGCCGATGAATTTCCGCATGCCGCGGAAGCACCCATTATCGCAGCCTGA